A part of Phoenix dactylifera cultivar Barhee BC4 chromosome 2, palm_55x_up_171113_PBpolish2nd_filt_p, whole genome shotgun sequence genomic DNA contains:
- the LOC103713590 gene encoding AAA-ATPase At3g50940-like — translation MEMMWDWKSVGSLVATLVVLRSAVREFLPPEIRRFLLSLLDRLVTSLQTTAAIIIEEHDASSSPNDLYNAAQTYLGSRCLASAPVVTLSKTRNSAHPVPSLPLKHTAHDSFHGIALRWTSRTDEIPSSSSSPHRSSSEKRSLELSFHRRHRDVVHSQYIPYVIDDATRLRLKARERRLYTNRPSIHGDEHHRLWTSVPFAHPATFDTLAIEAALRDDIRSDLLRFVGRRDHYTRVGRAWKRGYLLHGPPGTGKTSLVAAIANLLEFDVYDLELTAVPSNSHLRRLLVSTTPKSVVVVEDVDCSLDLSDRNRKKDAPQSETDQTPSRATAAGQWSASGYGGVGMVNLSGVLNFVDGLWSSCVGERLVIFTTNHPERLDPALLRPGRMDRSIHLSYCGPAAFRVLARNYLELGVEELEELMAEAEALLLEVQMTPADIAEVFMGCDGDRADAAMRKVVEEMRRRKALVLASPSPSALDGGEAGGEDKKSEFGTPTIREDAAG, via the coding sequence ATGGAGATGATGTGGGACTGGAAGTCGGTAGGGTCCCTCGTGGCGACACTGGTGGTCCTCCGGTCGGCGGTGCGGGAATTCCTCCCGCCGGAGATCCGCCGcttccttctctccctcctcGACCGGCTGGTGACCTCCCTCCAGACGACGGCCGCCATCATCATCGAAGAGCACGACGCCTCCTCTTCCCCCAACGACCTCTACAACGCCGCCCAGACGTACCTAGGTTCCCGCTGCCTCGCCTCCGCCCCCGTCGTCACCCTCTCCAAGACCCGCAACTCCGCCCACCCGGTCCCCTCCCTTCCCCTCAAACACACCGCCCACGACTCCTTTCATGGCATCGCCCTTCGCTGGACCTCCCGCACCGATGAgattccctcctcctcctcctccccccaccGTTCTTCCTCCGAAAAGCGCTCCCTCGAGCTATCTTTCCACCGCCGCCACCGTGATGTCGTCCATTCCCAGTATATTCCTTACGTCATCGATGATGCCACCCGGCTCCGCCTCAAGGCCCGCGAGCGCCGCCTCTACACCAACCGCCCCTCCATCCACGGCGACGAACACCACCGCCTCTGGACCTCCGTCCCCTTCGCCCACCCTGCCACCTTCGACACCCTCGCCATCGAAGCCGCCCTCCGCGACGACATCCGCTCCGACCTCCTCCGCTTCGTCGGCCGCCGCGACCACTACACCCGCGTCGGCCGTGCCTGGAAGCGCGGGTACCTCCTCCACGGCCCGCCAGGAACGGGCAAGACCAGTCTTGTCGCCGCCATCGCCAACCTCCTCGAGTTCGACGTCTACGACCTGGAGCTGACCGCCGTGCCCTCCAACTCccacctccgccgcctcctcgtCTCCACCACGCCCAAGTCCGTCGTGGTCGTCGAGGACGTCGATTGCTCCCTCGACCTCTCTGATCGCAACCGAAAAAAGGACGCCCCCCAATCCGAAACCGACCAAACGCCGTCGCGGGCGACAGCAGCGGGGCAATGGAGCGCCAGCGGGTACGGCGGCGTGGGGATGGTCAACCTGTCGGGGGTGCTGAACTTTGTGGACGGGCTGTGGTCGTCTTGCGTGGGGGAGCGGCTGGTGATCTTCACGACGAACCACCCCGAGAGGCTCGACCCGGCGCTGCTCCGGCCGGGCCGGATGGACCGGTCCATCCACCTCTCATACTGCGGGCCGGCGGCGTTTCGGGTGCTGGCGAGGAACTACCTGGAGTTGGGAGTGGAGGAACTCGAGGAGCTGATGGCGGAAGCGGAGGCGCTGCTGTTGGAGGTCCAGATGACGCCGGCGGATATCGCGGAGGTGTTCATGGGCTGCGACGGCGATCGCGCCGACGCCGCGATGCGGAAGGTGGTGGAGGAGATGCGGCGGCGGAAGGCCCTGGTGTTGGCGTCTCCGTCGCCGTCGGCTTTAGATGGCGGGGAAGCCGGCGGGGAAGACAAAAAAAGCGAGTTTGGAACACCAACTATTCGCGAAGATGCAGCAGGTTAG
- the LOC103713588 gene encoding ubiquitin carboxyl-terminal hydrolase 3-like isoform X2: MAAPSKRWLPLEANPDVMNQFIWGLGVREEEAEFNDVYGLDEELLEMVPKPVLAVIFLFPLTAQTEAERKADREQDSTEKKEPNKKVYFLKQTVGNACGTIGILHAVGNATSEINLVGGSYFDRFYKSTANLDPFERADFLEKDREMEDAHSVAATAGDTEASSDVNEHFICFTCVDGELYELDGRKSQPISHGPSSPSSLLQDAAKVIKAMIQKNPDSMNFNVMALSKKAI; this comes from the exons ATGGCGGCACCGAGCAAGAGATGGCTTCCCCTCGAAGCCAATCCGGATGTCATGAACCAG TTCATCTGGGGACTTGGTGTTCGCGAGGAGGAGGCGGAGTTTAATGATGTATATGGTTTGGATGAGGAGCTCTTGGAGATGGTTCCGAAGCCCGTCCTCGCGGTGATCTTTCTCTTCCCACTTACTGCCCAG ACTGAAGCTGAGAGGAAAGCTGATAGGGAACAAGACTCGACTGAGAAGAAG GAGCCAAATAAAAAGGTGTACTTTTTAAAGCAGACAGTTGGTAATGCTTGTGGAACCATTGGTATTCTTCATGCTGTAGGAAATGCAACATCTGAaattaatctag TCGGGGGCTCGTACTTTGATAGGTTCTACAAGTCAACAGCTAACTTGGATCCATTTGAG CGTGCTGATTTTCTTGAAAAAGACAGGGAAATGGAGGATGCTCATTCTGTAGCAGCTACTGCTGGGGATACGGAG GCTTCTTCAGATGTAAATGAACATTTTATTTGCTTCACATGTGTTGATG GAGAGCTTTATGAGCTTGATGGGAGGAAGTCCCAGCCGATATCTCATGGTCCCTCATCACCCAGTAGCTTGTTGCAG GATGCTGCAAAGGTTATAAAAGCCATGATCCAGAAAAATCCTGACTCAATGAACTTCAATGTCATGGCACTCTCAAAGAAAGCAAT TTAA
- the LOC103713588 gene encoding ubiquitin carboxyl-terminal hydrolase 3-like isoform X1, whose amino-acid sequence MAAPSKRWLPLEANPDVMNQFIWGLGVREEEAEFNDVYGLDEELLEMVPKPVLAVIFLFPLTAQTEAERKADREQDSTEKKEPNKKVYFLKQTVGNACGTIGILHAVGNATSEINLVGGSYFDRFYKSTANLDPFERADFLEKDREMEDAHSVAATAGDTEASSDVNEHFICFTCVDGELYELDGRKSQPISHGPSSPSSLLQDAAKVIKAMIQKNPDSMNFNVMALSKKAI is encoded by the exons ATGGCGGCACCGAGCAAGAGATGGCTTCCCCTCGAAGCCAATCCGGATGTCATGAACCAG TTCATCTGGGGACTTGGTGTTCGCGAGGAGGAGGCGGAGTTTAATGATGTATATGGTTTGGATGAGGAGCTCTTGGAGATGGTTCCGAAGCCCGTCCTCGCGGTGATCTTTCTCTTCCCACTTACTGCCCAG ACTGAAGCTGAGAGGAAAGCTGATAGGGAACAAGACTCGACTGAGAAGAAG GAGCCAAATAAAAAGGTGTACTTTTTAAAGCAGACAGTTGGTAATGCTTGTGGAACCATTGGTATTCTTCATGCTGTAGGAAATGCAACATCTGAaattaatctag TCGGGGGCTCGTACTTTGATAGGTTCTACAAGTCAACAGCTAACTTGGATCCATTTGAG CGTGCTGATTTTCTTGAAAAAGACAGGGAAATGGAGGATGCTCATTCTGTAGCAGCTACTGCTGGGGATACGGAG GCTTCTTCAGATGTAAATGAACATTTTATTTGCTTCACATGTGTTGATG GAGAGCTTTATGAGCTTGATGGGAGGAAGTCCCAGCCGATATCTCATGGTCCCTCATCACCCAGTAGCTTGTTGCAG GATGCTGCAAAGGTTATAAAAGCCATGATCCAGAAAAATCCTGACTCAATGAACTTCAATGTCATGGCACTCTCAAAGAAAGCAAT ATAG
- the LOC103700664 gene encoding oleosin 16 kDa-like, with product MAEHQPTSHTIVRGVTAATIGGLLLLLSGLTLTGTVIGLTVVTPLLVIFSPVLVPATIAVFLLVAGFVTSGGFGVAALSVLSWMYQYLTGRRPPGFDQLEQARARLASKARDIKESAQHRID from the coding sequence ATGGCGGAGCATCAGCCGACGTCGCACACGATTGTGAGGGGAGTGACGGCGGCGACCATCGGGggattgctgctgctgctgtcggGGCTGACGCTGACCGGCACGGTGATCGGGCTGACGGTGGTGACACCGCTGCTGGTCATCTTCAGCCCGGTGCTGGTCCCGGCGACCATCGCCGTGTTCCTGCTGGTGGCCGGCTTCGTCACctccggcgggttcggggtggCGGCGCTGTCGGTGCTCTCCTGGATGTACCAGTACCTCACCGGCAGGCGCCCGCCGGGGTTCGACCAGCTGGAGCAGGCCCGTGCCCGGCTTGCCTCCAAGGCCCGCGACATCAAGGAGTCCGCGCAGCACCGCATCGACTAG